From one Lycium ferocissimum isolate CSIRO_LF1 chromosome 5, AGI_CSIRO_Lferr_CH_V1, whole genome shotgun sequence genomic stretch:
- the LOC132057504 gene encoding protein ORANGE-LIKE, chloroplastic isoform X2, with the protein MGSMFFCFHPLIHTSMIDSLKTLVFLNSSLSSTPKNLSFFNCKSRTQLVCSSSSKDNGPELSGDNNPSNFCIIEGPETVQDFGQMQFQEIQDNIRSRRNKIFLLMEEVCRLRIQQRLKNSNTRVETREDEYEMPDIPSTIPFLPNMTPKTLKQLYLTSFSFIAGIMVFGGLLAPILELKLGIGGTSYEDFIQNLHLPMQLSQVDPIVASFSGGAVGVISALMLIEANNVVQQEKKMCKYCHGSGYLACARCSASGKCLYTEPISVNGSYQSLRVPSLKRCANCSGTGKVMCPTCLCTGMVMASEHDLRIDPFD; encoded by the exons ATGGGTTCTATGTTTTTTTGCTTTCATCCATTAATACATACTTCTATGATTGATTCCTTAAAGACCCTTGTTTTTTTAAACTCCTCTTTGAGTTCAACTCCAAAGAATCTCTCTTTCTTCAATTGCAAATCAAGAACTCAGCTTGTTTGTTCTTCTTCATCTAAAGATAATGGCCCTGAATTGTCTGGAGATAATAATCCAAG TAATTTCTGCATCATTGAAGGACCGGAGACCGTTCAAGATTTTGGACAGATGCAgtttcaagaaatccaagatAACATAAGGAGCAGGCGCAACAAAATCTTCCTCCTCATGGAAGAA GTATGCAGGCTAAGAATACAACAAAGGTTAAAGAACTCGAACACAAGAGTTGAGACTCGTGAAGATGAATATGAGATGCCAGATATCCCTTCAACAATACCGTTTCTTCCTAACATG ACTCCAAAGACACTGAAGCAGCTTTACCTGACAAGCTTTTCGTTTATAGCTGGGATTATGGTCTTTGGTGGATTACTCGCACCAATA CTTGAGCTGAAATTAGGCATAGGAGGCACCTCATATGAAGATTTCATACAGAACTTGCATTTGCCTATGCAATTGAG CCAGGTCGACCCCATAGTAGCATCCTTTTCAGGTGGGGCAGTGGGAGTCATCTCAGCCCTCATGCTAATAGAAGCTAACAACGTGGTCCAACAAGAGAAGAAAATGTGCAAATATTGCCATGGAAGTG GGTACTTGGCATGTGCACGCTGTTCAGCAAGCGGTAAATGCCTTTATACTGAACCGATTTCAGTGAATGGTTCTTATCAATCGTTGCGTGTACCATCTCTTAAAAGATGTGCAAATTGCTCCGGGACAGGAAAG GTAATGTGCCCTACATGTCTGTGCACTGGGATGGTGATGGCAAGTGAACATGACCTTCGTATAGATCCATTTGATTAA
- the LOC132057504 gene encoding protein ORANGE-LIKE, chloroplastic isoform X1: MGSMFFCFHPLIYTSSKLDSSKTLVFLSSSVSSTPKNLSFFNCKSRTQLVCCSLSKDNGPESSGDNNPSNFCIIEGPETVQDFGQMQFQEIQDNIRSRRNKIFLLMEEVCRLRIQQRLKNSNTRVETREDEYEMPDIPSTIPFLPNMTPKTLKQLYLTSFSFIAGIMVFGGLLAPILELKLGIGGTSYEDFIQNLHLPMQLSQVDPIVASFSGGAVGVISALMLIEANNVVQQEKKMCKYCHGSGYLACARCSASGKCLYTEPISVNGSYQSLRVPSLKRCANCSGTGKVMCPTCLCTGMVMASEHDLRIDPFD; this comes from the exons ATGGGTTCTATGTTTTTTTGCTTTCATCCATTAATATATACTTCTTCTAAGCTTGATTCCTCAAAGACCCTTGTTTTTTTAAGCTCCTCTGTGAGTTCAACTCCAAAGAACCTCTCTTTCTTCAATTGCAAATCAAGAACTCAACTTGTTTGTTGTTCTTTATCTAAGGATAATGGACCTGAATCTTCTGGAGATAATAATCCAAG TAATTTCTGCATCATTGAAGGACCGGAGACCGTTCAAGATTTTGGACAGATGCAgtttcaagaaatccaagatAACATAAGGAGCAGGCGCAACAAAATCTTCCTCCTCATGGAAGAA GTATGCAGGCTAAGAATACAACAAAGGTTAAAGAACTCGAACACAAGAGTTGAGACTCGTGAAGATGAATATGAGATGCCAGATATCCCTTCAACAATACCGTTTCTTCCTAACATG ACTCCAAAGACACTGAAGCAGCTTTACCTGACAAGCTTTTCGTTTATAGCTGGGATTATGGTCTTTGGTGGATTACTCGCACCAATA CTTGAGCTGAAATTAGGCATAGGAGGCACCTCATATGAAGATTTCATACAGAACTTGCATTTGCCTATGCAATTGAG CCAGGTCGACCCCATAGTAGCATCCTTTTCAGGTGGGGCAGTGGGAGTCATCTCAGCCCTCATGCTAATAGAAGCTAACAACGTGGTCCAACAAGAGAAGAAAATGTGCAAATATTGCCATGGAAGTG GGTACTTGGCATGTGCACGCTGTTCAGCAAGCGGTAAATGCCTTTATACTGAACCGATTTCAGTGAATGGTTCTTATCAATCGTTGCGTGTACCATCTCTTAAAAGATGTGCAAATTGCTCCGGGACAGGAAAG GTAATGTGCCCTACATGTCTGTGCACTGGGATGGTGATGGCAAGTGAACATGACCTTCGTATAGATCCATTTGATTAA